The window GGATCAAAAAGATCGAGAACATCTCCATTAGGTTTGAGAGTGGCGTTGGGTTTTCGAAGGGATGTGCACTATTCGCATTGAAGAATCCTCCACCGTTCGTACCAAGCATCTTGATGGCCTCTTGCGAGGCCACTGGACCCTGCGCGATGTTTTGCGTCGTCACCGTCTGACTAACAGATTTTCCGTCGGTTCCCGTCGTACTTATGGTTTGCGGCTGAACCAACGTCGCCTGATCATACGGACGGAAGTTCTGCACGACGCCCTGAGAAACCAACAGCAATGCGTAAATGACACAGCCAGGCAGCAGCACCCACAAGGATGCACGCGTCATGTCAACCCAGAAGTTTCCCAGGGTCTTCGACTCACGCCGCGAGATTCCTCGTATAAGTGCTACCGCCAACGCCATTCCAACCGCAGCGGAGAAAAAATTATGGTAAGCGAGGGTGAGCATCTGGGTCAGATAACTCATCGTCGTCTCAGGCGTATACGACTGCCAGTTAGTGTTAGTCGTAAAAGACGCCGCAGTGTTCAACGCAAGATCAGGAGCAACAGCCGCTAGATGTTGCGGGTTCAGCGGCAGCAGATGTTGAAGCCGCTCAATTGCATAAGTAGCTAGCATCGTGACAAGGCTGAAGAGAAGCATCACTACCGCATACTCGGTCCACGCCATCTCACGAGTCTCATCGATTCCCGTCAATCGGTAGATAAGCCGCTCAAGGGGACGGAAGATGTTATCCGTCCAGGTGCGCTCCCGCTCAAACACGCGCGCCATATACACACCCAGAGGCTTTGCACAGATCAACACCAGTGCAAAAAAGAAAAAAACTTGAAACCAACCGTTCGCCGTCATGATAACTACTTCCTCTTAAAACTTTTCCGGCCGCAGCAGTGCGTACACCAGATAAACCAGTAACAGAACGGTTACCAGACCAAGCAGTACTGTCTCGATCATTATTTCTCCTTCGTTCCCAACCGATCGCAACCCACCGTGTACGCGATCGCTAACAAGAAAAATAAAGTGCTCGCAACCGTACATCCCAAATCCCACATAGTCTCGCCTCCGGCCCAGTAGGCAACTCCGCTCCATCTCAATCGAGCATTTACGGAAATCTAAAGTCGCGTATTATGACGACTTCTTCCTGAACATGGCCTCACTTATTGAAGCAGCCGATACATAAAAGATGTATAGAAAGGACATAAAGAATTCGTAAGTGCCTCACTCCAACCGACTCAGCCCGCGACTACCGCCGCTCCGTAGTCGTACATTTCGCAATTCTGTGGATTCTATGCAGAACTCCACGTATGGCCGCCGTAATTTGTTACGCAGCAAGCTGTTGCAGTGATGTCAGGATTAAGTCAGGCTCCGAAGGTTTGACCGCGACGTTCCCGGCCGACGGCGGCCATCACGGATGCCAGTATGAAGACGCTAGCGGCGGTTAACGCCATCGCGCTGGCATAGCTGGTTTTCTGCGCATAAGCAGCTTCGATGTATACAACAGCACTTGCGAAGATGCCAGCAGTTTGATACGCAAAGCCAGGGAGCAGACCACGGACGGAGTCGGGGGATAGCTCAGCGAGGTGGGCAGGAATAACTCCCCATGCACCCTGCACCATGAACTGCATCAGGAAGGCTCCCGTGATCAGCAACCCCGGATTGGGAGCATAAGCCCAAAGAGGAACGATAATGATGCCCAGGATAAAGGCCGTAATGATAATTCGCCTACGACCCAATCTGTCAGAAAAGTGGCCGAAGATTATGCCGCCGAGAATTGCTCCGATACCTGAAATGCCGGTGACGACTGCGCGATGCGCCGGGGTGAAGTGCCAACCCCTCTGCAGGAAAGTGGGGTACATGTCTTGGGTGCCGTGCGAGGCAAAGAGCATCATCGTCATGAAGGCGACGAGATACAGAAAGAGCTTCCAATGAGAGATGATCTCTCGACCCTGCTCGGCCCAGCTGTAGGTGCGAGCCTTTTGCCAAACCTTCGACTCTTCAACGCGGAATCGAATAAAGAGAACGAGGAGAATTGCAGGCAGGCTGCCGAGAAAAAAGAGGGGGCGCCAACCTATGCGGCCATACAGAAAAAAGTACGAGACAGCAGCGAGGACATTACCAGCTGCGTAGCCCTCTTGAAGAAGGCCCGATAACATACCCCGCTTACCGACTGGCGCTCCCTCCATCGCGAGGGAGGTGCCAACGCCCCAGTTACCGCCCATCACAACGCCGAATAGCGCACGCACGATGAGCAGGACGGTGTAGTC is drawn from Edaphobacter lichenicola and contains these coding sequences:
- the kdpF gene encoding K(+)-transporting ATPase subunit F, translating into MERSCLLGRRRDYVGFGMYGCEHFIFLVSDRVHGGLRSVGNEGEIMIETVLLGLVTVLLLVYLVYALLRPEKF
- a CDS encoding MFS transporter, which translates into the protein MSKKQTLLVSGASPLQPAEATSYWAPVIAGFSGWLLDAFDFFLVTFCLTAMAKEFHKTDAQIALVITMTLLFRPVGGFVFGLMADRYGRRLPLMINIGFFAFAEILTGLAPDYTVLLIVRALFGVVMGGNWGVGTSLAMEGAPVGKRGMLSGLLQEGYAAGNVLAAVSYFFLYGRIGWRPLFFLGSLPAILLVLFIRFRVEESKVWQKARTYSWAEQGREIISHWKLFLYLVAFMTMMLFASHGTQDMYPTFLQRGWHFTPAHRAVVTGISGIGAILGGIIFGHFSDRLGRRRIIITAFILGIIIVPLWAYAPNPGLLITGAFLMQFMVQGAWGVIPAHLAELSPDSVRGLLPGFAYQTAGIFASAVVYIEAAYAQKTSYASAMALTAASVFILASVMAAVGRERRGQTFGA